Proteins from a single region of Segatella copri:
- a CDS encoding glycosyltransferase family 2 protein, with protein sequence MYTFSIIIPHKNSSRLLERLLISIPQDDMIQVIVIDDHSIVSEKKCLNELQKKYSFELYVNTYVYAGGARNVGIEHAKGEWVLFADSDDFFEPNAFDILKQYVKSNFDIVYFNVTSKFSSDLSNGYRDKYIKSILEKCRKNKRMDILRCCYTVPWGKMYKGEFIKCNNLRFEEIIAGNDMMFSVTAGIIAKNITFDFQEIYCVTVTENSITTTLSKDRFDARFQATLRVNDVLRKNNYSKYQISILYFLGKSYQFGIKYLLHCIYECGRHRSNIFKGLEKIFYVKQVLMDRQNTNKFIKS encoded by the coding sequence ATGTACACATTTTCAATAATAATTCCTCATAAAAATAGCTCACGCTTACTGGAAAGATTATTAATTAGTATCCCCCAAGATGATATGATACAAGTGATAGTAATAGATGATCATAGTATTGTAAGTGAGAAAAAATGTTTGAATGAATTACAAAAAAAATATTCATTTGAATTATATGTTAATACGTATGTTTATGCTGGTGGAGCTAGAAATGTAGGTATAGAGCATGCTAAGGGTGAGTGGGTTCTGTTCGCTGATTCTGATGACTTTTTTGAACCAAATGCATTTGATATATTAAAACAATATGTAAAATCAAACTTCGATATTGTTTATTTTAATGTAACGAGCAAGTTTTCTTCAGATTTATCTAATGGTTATCGTGATAAGTATATTAAATCTATTCTAGAGAAATGTAGAAAAAATAAAAGAATGGATATTTTAAGATGTTGTTATACTGTACCATGGGGAAAAATGTATAAAGGAGAATTCATAAAGTGCAACAATCTTCGTTTTGAAGAAATTATTGCAGGGAATGATATGATGTTTTCTGTAACTGCAGGTATCATTGCTAAAAATATTACATTTGATTTTCAGGAAATATATTGTGTTACTGTTACGGAAAATAGTATTACAACAACATTATCAAAAGATAGATTTGATGCCCGATTCCAAGCTACATTACGCGTAAATGATGTTTTGAGAAAAAATAATTATAGTAAATATCAAATTTCTATTTTATACTTTTTAGGTAAATCTTATCAATTTGGTATAAAATATCTGTTACATTGTATTTATGAATGTGGGCGTCATAGAAGTAATATCTTTAAAGGTTTGGAAAAAATATTTTATGTTAAGCAAGTCTTAATGGATAGGCAAAATACAAACAAGTTTATTAAATCATAA
- a CDS encoding DUF262 domain-containing protein, producing MTENMLTPEKKQKIEDQIELQQNAISYDMKEFTIELYVNKYLKDIDKEDNELYVPDYQREFIWDDRHQSRFIESLYLGLPVPFMFSAEIKESGRLEIVDGSQRIRTLAAFLSDELTLSHLEKLSEMNGCKYSELPVGLQRSFKNISIRMVVLSAKATEDVRNEMFDRINTSSVPLLPMETRRGIYKGIFTDFIAELAKEPRFKKLCPLANYMQNRREEEELLLRLFAFSEIFPSFSIVENKGVAKFLDNYLAEKNKTFNKNEKAVLKKNFYNLINAIEKIYPNQGFAKTKMAIGISKPYFEAIAVGIYLALIDNPDINLVAKKELIIDKNNRNEFFKLIEGRYRTHTAQKIRNRIEYVKNLYLK from the coding sequence ATGACTGAAAATATGTTGACACCAGAAAAAAAACAAAAGATTGAAGATCAGATAGAACTTCAACAGAACGCAATTTCATATGATATGAAAGAGTTTACAATAGAATTGTATGTTAATAAATATCTTAAGGATATAGATAAAGAAGATAACGAACTGTATGTTCCTGATTATCAAAGAGAATTTATTTGGGATGATAGACATCAGTCTCGTTTTATTGAAAGTCTTTACTTAGGATTACCAGTCCCTTTTATGTTTTCAGCAGAAATTAAAGAGAGTGGAAGATTGGAAATTGTAGATGGTTCGCAGCGAATTAGAACTTTGGCTGCATTCTTATCTGACGAACTAACTTTATCCCATTTGGAGAAACTTTCTGAAATGAATGGTTGTAAGTATTCAGAACTTCCTGTTGGCTTACAAAGAAGCTTTAAAAATATATCAATCAGAATGGTTGTGTTATCTGCTAAAGCTACAGAAGATGTAAGAAATGAAATGTTTGACCGTATAAACACAAGTAGTGTGCCTTTGCTGCCGATGGAAACGCGTCGAGGAATTTATAAAGGTATTTTTACTGATTTTATTGCAGAATTGGCAAAAGAACCTAGATTTAAGAAACTTTGTCCACTGGCAAATTACATGCAAAATAGAAGGGAAGAAGAGGAACTCTTGTTGAGATTGTTTGCTTTTAGCGAGATATTCCCTTCGTTTTCGATAGTAGAGAACAAAGGGGTTGCTAAATTTTTGGATAATTACTTGGCAGAAAAAAATAAAACCTTTAACAAAAATGAAAAGGCCGTACTGAAGAAAAATTTTTATAATCTTATAAATGCAATAGAAAAAATATATCCTAATCAAGGCTTTGCAAAGACAAAGATGGCTATAGGAATTTCTAAGCCATATTTTGAGGCAATTGCCGTTGGTATATATTTAGCCCTTATTGATAATCCTGATATTAACTTAGTAGCGAAGAAAGAATTGATTATAGACAAAAATAACAGAAATGAATTCTTTAAGTTAATTGAAGGTCGATATCGAACTCATACAGCTCAAAAGATACGTAATAGAATTGAATATGTAAAAAATCTGTATCTTAAATGA
- a CDS encoding MAE_28990/MAE_18760 family HEPN-like nuclease, with protein sequence MIIDKNFKMRVEDINEIFTMLSFVLKLESHKNKPLLNDDTKEELYVTQEMQCVLKAQFLLVLYNLVESTVNDCLNALYDAVFDDNLTYFSLSDDMRKMWRSHMKRRNHPSFDKPDDEIMTMKIKFEELAVNISGSLDIRKIFEIFQKHGCPLDDKDRGEFSNSFLIVKNRRNMLAHGNISFSQCGACYMLTDLERFKNHIITFMQMVTTTMKQHISDHKYKRY encoded by the coding sequence ATGATAATAGATAAAAATTTTAAAATGCGGGTGGAGGACATTAATGAAATTTTCACCATGCTTTCATTTGTATTAAAGCTAGAGTCACACAAAAACAAGCCATTGTTAAATGATGATACAAAAGAAGAATTGTATGTTACTCAAGAAATGCAGTGTGTGTTAAAAGCTCAATTTCTCTTGGTTCTATATAATTTAGTAGAATCAACTGTAAATGATTGTTTAAATGCATTATATGATGCTGTTTTTGATGACAACTTGACATATTTTTCCCTATCAGATGATATGAGAAAAATGTGGAGAAGTCATATGAAACGTCGCAACCATCCAAGTTTTGATAAGCCAGATGATGAGATAATGACTATGAAAATTAAATTTGAGGAATTGGCTGTTAATATATCAGGTAGCTTAGATATTAGAAAAATTTTTGAAATATTCCAAAAACATGGTTGTCCTTTAGATGATAAAGATAGAGGTGAGTTTTCTAATAGTTTTTTAATTGTGAAAAATCGTAGAAATATGTTAGCTCATGGTAACATTTCATTTTCTCAATGTGGTGCTTGTTATATGCTAACCGATTTGGAAAGGTTTAAAAATCATATTATTACTTTTATGCAGATGGTTACAACGACGATGAAACAACACATTAGTGATCATAAATATAAACGATATTAG
- a CDS encoding WecB/TagA/CpsF family glycosyltransferase gives MKTVEILNIEIQNITRQELLENLKEGVLVTPNLDHLIKLQKDKEFYDVYQKSEWVVCDSKILYLFGKLLKTPIKEAIPGSSFFTSYYMYHKDDADCKIFLLGAKEGIAAKAMERINEKVGRQMVVGAHSPSFGFEKHEDECEELVRIVNESGANVLLVGVGAPKQEKWIMKYRDKMPGVKVFMALGATIDFEAGTLKRAPKIWQKIGMEWLYRCMKEPKRLFKRYFVDDMQFFYYFGKQLLGIYKDPFRKK, from the coding sequence ATGAAAACAGTAGAAATCTTAAATATTGAAATTCAGAACATTACCCGTCAGGAACTCTTGGAGAACTTGAAGGAGGGTGTTCTTGTGACTCCTAATCTTGACCATCTGATTAAACTTCAGAAAGACAAGGAGTTTTATGATGTATATCAGAAGTCGGAATGGGTGGTGTGTGACAGTAAGATCCTCTACCTGTTCGGTAAGTTGTTGAAGACTCCAATTAAGGAAGCGATTCCGGGTTCCAGCTTCTTCACCTCTTATTATATGTATCATAAGGATGATGCTGACTGCAAGATATTCCTGCTTGGTGCCAAGGAGGGTATTGCAGCCAAGGCTATGGAACGTATCAATGAGAAGGTGGGGCGCCAGATGGTGGTAGGTGCTCATTCTCCTTCCTTTGGCTTCGAGAAGCATGAGGATGAATGCGAGGAGCTGGTTCGCATCGTGAACGAGAGTGGTGCTAATGTGCTGCTCGTTGGTGTGGGTGCTCCAAAGCAGGAGAAGTGGATAATGAAGTATCGTGATAAGATGCCTGGAGTAAAGGTGTTCATGGCTCTGGGTGCTACCATTGACTTCGAAGCTGGAACATTGAAACGTGCGCCTAAGATTTGGCAGAAAATCGGTATGGAGTGGCTGTATCGTTGCATGAAGGAGCCAAAGCGCCTCTTCAAGCGTTACTTCGTGGATGATATGCAGTTCTTCTATTACTTTGGTAAGCAGCTCTTGGGAATATACAAGGATCCTTTCCGAAAAAAGTAG
- a CDS encoding nucleotidyltransferase domain-containing protein: MLKQQKIFIDFLRFCIGSVKEIPGSLKEADWQELYAIAKKQCLVGILFDGIKKLPAEHVGMKKELLLQWMAESQMLENANVRLNDAAIQVSEWFRKKGFRTCILKGQGNALMYPNPYSRTPGDIDIWVEGGDKRVISFVRSISPHEKACYHHIEFPSYKGIEVEVHYRPSFLLCFWHNRKLQKYYERVKEEQFSHRVMLGEQGEIAIPTAEFNLIFQLTHIYAHLMNEGIGLRQLLDYYYVLCDFYKVYQNFSKTHPSSLTLKGGSTAFPKPLSPQGTGDVTAPPRRSEPLRSKDGGPKRSSPNCAGWDRRDAIGDMTFATAARSSFAANSSAAIDRVQKELKELGLWKFAGGIMYIMQEVFGMPASRLIVPPNEKYGRFVLNEVLEAGNFGRHDARNRFGRSQLGHNLQRVYRDIRLVRYFPAEALCEPLFRIWHFFWRLKYKK; encoded by the coding sequence ATGTTGAAACAACAAAAGATTTTCATTGATTTCTTGCGATTCTGTATTGGTTCTGTCAAGGAGATTCCTGGTTCTTTGAAGGAAGCGGATTGGCAGGAATTATATGCTATTGCCAAGAAGCAATGCCTGGTGGGTATTCTCTTTGATGGTATCAAGAAGTTGCCTGCTGAACATGTAGGGATGAAGAAGGAACTGCTGCTTCAATGGATGGCAGAAAGCCAGATGTTGGAGAATGCGAATGTTCGGCTGAATGATGCTGCCATCCAGGTTTCTGAGTGGTTCCGGAAAAAGGGATTCAGAACCTGTATCCTGAAAGGGCAGGGGAATGCATTGATGTATCCGAATCCTTATTCTCGTACGCCTGGTGATATTGATATCTGGGTAGAAGGTGGAGATAAACGAGTTATCTCCTTTGTCCGCTCTATCTCGCCTCATGAAAAGGCGTGCTATCACCACATCGAGTTCCCATCGTATAAGGGTATTGAGGTGGAAGTGCATTATCGCCCTAGCTTCCTGTTGTGTTTCTGGCATAACAGAAAGCTTCAGAAATATTATGAGAGGGTGAAGGAGGAGCAGTTCTCGCATCGGGTAATGTTGGGGGAACAAGGTGAGATTGCGATTCCGACAGCGGAATTCAATCTCATCTTCCAGTTAACTCATATTTATGCTCATCTGATGAATGAGGGGATTGGGTTAAGGCAGCTTCTGGATTACTACTATGTTCTTTGCGACTTTTATAAAGTCTATCAAAATTTTTCGAAAACCCACCCGTCCTCCCTTACCCTTAAGGGAGGCTCCACCGCTTTCCCCAAGCCCCTTTCCCCTCAGGGGACAGGGGATGTAACCGCTCCTCCTCGTCGCTCGGAACCGCTACGCTCTAAGGATGGCGGACCAAAGCGGTCTTCGCCAAATTGTGCGGGATGGGACCGCCGGGATGCTATTGGGGATATGACTTTTGCAACTGCTGCTCGCTCTTCTTTTGCTGCCAATTCTTCTGCAGCTATCGATAGGGTGCAGAAGGAATTGAAGGAGTTGGGATTGTGGAAGTTTGCCGGGGGTATCATGTATATCATGCAGGAGGTGTTCGGCATGCCTGCCTCTCGCCTTATTGTTCCTCCGAATGAGAAGTATGGTAGGTTTGTGCTGAATGAAGTGCTGGAAGCCGGGAATTTCGGAAGGCATGATGCCCGGAATCGGTTTGGTAGGTCACAGCTTGGACATAATCTCCAAAGGGTGTATCGGGATATAAGACTCGTGAGGTATTTTCCTGCTGAGGCTCTATGCGAGCCTTTGTTTAGGATATGGCACTTCTTCTGGAGGCTAAAATATAAAAAATAA
- a CDS encoding adenylyltransferase/cytidyltransferase family protein — protein sequence MKKKVFVSGCYDLLHSGHVEFFQQASQYGDLYVGIGSDATYLEYKHRKPMFPQEERLFMVKNIKAVKDAYINEGSGVIDFLPTLDKVKPDVFVVNAEGGSDEKRRICKERGIEYVELQRTPHAGLKARSSSDLKKALSNVSENSAQEAGIPTRLDLAGSGWYLD from the coding sequence ATGAAGAAAAAAGTATTTGTAAGCGGTTGCTATGACCTGCTGCATTCCGGTCATGTGGAGTTTTTCCAGCAGGCATCACAGTATGGTGACCTGTATGTGGGTATCGGATCGGATGCTACTTATCTGGAGTATAAGCATCGCAAGCCTATGTTTCCGCAGGAGGAAAGGCTATTCATGGTCAAGAATATCAAGGCGGTGAAGGATGCGTATATCAATGAGGGAAGCGGAGTCATCGATTTCCTGCCTACTCTTGATAAGGTGAAACCGGACGTGTTTGTGGTGAACGCTGAAGGTGGGTCTGATGAGAAACGTAGGATCTGTAAGGAAAGGGGCATCGAATATGTCGAACTCCAGCGCACGCCTCATGCTGGTTTGAAGGCACGTTCTTCTTCTGACTTGAAGAAGGCGTTATCGAATGTATCTGAGAATTCGGCACAGGAGGCGGGGATTCCTACCCGTCTGGATCTGGCTGGATCTGGCTGGTACTTGGATTGA
- a CDS encoding sugar MFS transporter, with protein sequence MTKPSIFRYEGHNYLVPFLIISSLFFMWGFAHGILEVLNPHFQESFHISKAMSALTQTAVYGAYFLMALPAGWIIRKWGYRRGVITGLVLFGIGALMFIPGSRINSFYFFVLSLFVIGCGLTCLETSANPYTTVLGHPDKAESRINLSQSLNGIGWIVGPLVGGQLLFSGVNIAIPYALVGIFVLAVALVLSRIKLPDPRRAHEADTNEKVEEKPMRVMAFGFGMLTLFLYVAAQTGVNSFFINYAEESIHIEKQTASLYLAFGGMGLFFIGRLAGGVIMNYIQPRLVLLVCAILTFVATLIVVVCSGTLSLIAFFALYLGESIMFPTIFSLALRDAGTKTKLASSLLIMTIVGGAVAPVIMGYIADTTGSMAIEFLIPLVCYGVIGGYAALPRYSSTDVERG encoded by the coding sequence ATGACGAAGCCATCCATCTTCAGATACGAAGGGCATAACTATCTGGTGCCCTTCCTCATCATCAGCAGCCTCTTCTTCATGTGGGGCTTTGCTCATGGCATCCTCGAAGTGCTGAATCCGCATTTCCAGGAGTCGTTCCATATCAGCAAGGCGATGTCGGCCCTGACGCAGACTGCTGTCTATGGTGCCTACTTTCTGATGGCGCTGCCTGCCGGATGGATTATCCGGAAGTGGGGCTACAGGAGGGGAGTGATAACAGGACTGGTTCTCTTCGGTATCGGTGCTCTGATGTTCATACCGGGAAGCAGGATCAACAGTTTCTACTTCTTCGTTCTGTCGCTGTTTGTGATAGGATGCGGACTGACCTGTCTGGAAACGAGTGCGAATCCTTATACTACGGTACTGGGACATCCTGACAAGGCAGAGAGCAGAATCAACCTGTCGCAGTCGCTCAATGGTATCGGATGGATTGTAGGACCGCTGGTTGGCGGACAGCTTCTGTTCTCGGGTGTCAACATCGCCATTCCTTATGCCCTGGTGGGTATCTTCGTGCTTGCTGTGGCGCTGGTTCTGTCAAGAATCAAGTTGCCGGACCCAAGGAGAGCGCATGAGGCGGATACGAACGAGAAGGTGGAGGAGAAGCCGATGCGAGTGATGGCATTCGGTTTCGGTATGCTGACCTTGTTTCTTTATGTGGCTGCCCAGACGGGTGTGAACAGTTTCTTCATCAACTATGCAGAGGAGAGTATTCATATAGAGAAGCAGACTGCCAGTCTGTATCTCGCCTTTGGCGGAATGGGTCTGTTCTTTATCGGCCGACTGGCTGGTGGTGTCATCATGAATTATATCCAGCCAAGGCTGGTGCTTCTGGTCTGCGCCATCCTCACCTTTGTTGCTACATTGATTGTGGTGGTATGTAGTGGAACCTTATCTCTCATTGCGTTTTTCGCCCTGTATCTGGGAGAGAGCATCATGTTTCCGACTATCTTCTCGCTGGCATTGAGGGATGCGGGTACAAAGACCAAACTTGCCTCTTCATTGCTTATCATGACGATAGTGGGTGGTGCGGTTGCTCCTGTAATCATGGGGTATATTGCGGATACTACGGGGAGTATGGCGATTGAATTTCTTATACCGCTGGTATGTTATGGGGTGATTGGAGGGTATGCTGCATTGCCTAGATACTCTTCGACTGATGTCGAGAGGGGCTGA
- a CDS encoding IS1380 family transposase, with protein sequence MAKIQIKSEKLTPFGGIFSIMEQFDALLAQTIDSTLGLRCTMFGYQYSEILRSLMCVYLCGGSCIEDVTTHLMKHLSLHPTLRTCSADTILRAIEELTFKSITYKSASGKSYDFNTADKMNCLLVNALLATGQLKSGQEYDFDFDHQFIETEKYDAKPTYKKFLGYSPGVAVINDMIVGIENRDGNTNVRFNQRETLERIFKRLEASEIYISRARMDCGSCSEEIVDMVEAHCRHFYIRANRCSSFYDSMFALTGWKTVEINGIEFELNSILVEKWKGKPYRLVIQRQRRIDGYLDIWEGEYTYRCILTNDYKSSARDIVEFYNLRGGKERIFDDMNNGFGWNRLPKSFMAQNTVFLLMTALIRNFYKAIMQRLKTHEFGLRATSRIKTFVFKFISVPAKWIKTSRRHVLNIYSDNNAYANLFKTDFG encoded by the coding sequence ATGGCAAAGATACAAATAAAATCTGAGAAACTCACTCCTTTTGGGGGAATTTTTTCGATTATGGAGCAATTTGATGCTCTTTTAGCTCAAACCATAGATTCCACCTTGGGATTGAGATGCACTATGTTTGGTTATCAATATAGCGAGATTCTACGCTCTCTGATGTGCGTATATCTTTGTGGTGGCTCATGTATTGAGGATGTTACAACTCACCTGATGAAACATTTGTCTCTTCATCCAACTCTTCGCACTTGCAGCGCAGACACCATATTACGTGCTATCGAAGAACTGACTTTTAAGAGCATCACCTATAAGTCTGCTTCTGGCAAATCCTATGATTTCAATACTGCAGACAAGATGAACTGCTTACTGGTCAATGCCCTGCTTGCTACTGGTCAATTGAAATCCGGTCAAGAGTATGATTTTGACTTTGACCATCAGTTCATTGAAACAGAGAAGTATGATGCAAAACCAACCTACAAGAAGTTCTTGGGCTATAGTCCAGGGGTGGCAGTCATTAACGACATGATTGTCGGTATTGAAAATAGAGACGGTAACACAAACGTGCGCTTCAACCAAAGAGAGACTTTGGAAAGAATCTTCAAGCGATTGGAGGCTTCGGAAATATATATTTCTCGTGCCCGCATGGATTGCGGCTCATGTTCGGAGGAAATCGTAGATATGGTAGAGGCTCATTGCAGGCATTTTTATATTCGTGCCAACAGATGCTCTTCTTTCTACGATTCCATGTTTGCCTTAACTGGATGGAAAACTGTTGAAATCAACGGTATTGAGTTTGAGTTGAATTCTATCCTTGTTGAGAAATGGAAAGGAAAACCGTATCGTCTTGTCATACAGAGACAAAGGCGAATAGATGGATACCTTGACATTTGGGAAGGCGAATATACCTACAGATGTATACTGACTAACGATTACAAGTCGAGTGCAAGAGACATCGTGGAATTCTACAATCTTCGTGGTGGCAAGGAACGCATCTTCGATGACATGAACAATGGCTTTGGCTGGAATCGATTGCCAAAATCGTTCATGGCACAGAATACTGTATTCCTGCTTATGACAGCTCTCATCAGAAACTTCTACAAAGCTATTATGCAGAGATTGAAAACCCATGAATTTGGATTGCGTGCCACCAGCAGAATCAAGACCTTTGTTTTCAAGTTCATCTCTGTTCCTGCGAAATGGATTAAGACATCACGTAGGCATGTATTGAACATTTACTCAGACAACAATGCTTATGCCAACCTGTTCAAGACAGACTTTGGTTAA
- a CDS encoding IS110 family transposase, whose protein sequence is MKNKSFVGIDISKNVIDVSIFREDTNIKMFPHEVFNNTRKGFGDMCSWLKKSRVVLSQALFGMEFTGCYSLDLEKFLTSKNYSFCMLSTRIVKHHPMGTIDKRDKNDSAKIADFLYRYDGTECAKPYKLPSKAMQQLKQLVNERKFLVEQRTNFMNRMQMFETKEDSAMYESYIKKLNHDIEKIDQEECELMSKEEDVFDTFQNLLTIPGIGFVNATNIIAITRNFTAFDTARQYARYVGVAPCSHTSGTSVKWRARPSAHCNGQVKADLSMAALRAVEYDVEMQMFYNRKLGGRKDSDTKRKALNAVKFKLICRMFAIGKQKRKWEVLNTSDDRKNLHIEKSKASEL, encoded by the coding sequence ATGAAAAATAAATCATTTGTAGGCATTGACATCTCTAAAAATGTCATAGATGTATCTATATTTCGTGAGGACACCAACATCAAAATGTTCCCTCATGAGGTGTTCAACAACACTCGCAAGGGATTTGGCGATATGTGCTCATGGCTCAAAAAGAGCCGTGTGGTACTTTCCCAAGCCCTGTTTGGCATGGAATTTACAGGTTGCTACTCCTTGGACTTGGAAAAATTCCTCACGTCCAAGAATTACTCTTTCTGTATGCTTAGTACACGTATAGTAAAACATCATCCTATGGGGACAATAGATAAGCGAGACAAGAATGACTCTGCAAAGATAGCTGACTTCCTCTATCGTTATGATGGCACGGAATGTGCCAAGCCATACAAGTTGCCAAGCAAGGCTATGCAACAATTGAAGCAACTTGTCAATGAGCGTAAGTTCCTTGTGGAGCAACGGACAAACTTTATGAACCGAATGCAGATGTTTGAAACGAAAGAGGATTCTGCCATGTATGAGAGCTACATTAAAAAGCTCAATCATGACATTGAGAAGATAGATCAGGAAGAGTGTGAATTAATGTCCAAGGAGGAAGATGTCTTTGACACTTTTCAGAATCTGTTGACGATACCAGGAATTGGTTTTGTCAATGCAACAAACATAATTGCCATCACACGAAACTTTACCGCTTTTGACACAGCTCGGCAATATGCGAGATATGTTGGCGTAGCTCCATGCAGTCACACTTCTGGTACCAGTGTGAAATGGCGTGCCCGACCTTCCGCACACTGTAACGGTCAAGTGAAAGCTGACCTGTCTATGGCGGCATTGAGAGCTGTTGAGTACGATGTGGAAATGCAAATGTTTTATAATCGAAAGTTAGGAGGCAGAAAAGATTCTGATACTAAGCGTAAGGCATTGAATGCCGTCAAGTTTAAGCTCATTTGCAGAATGTTTGCCATAGGCAAGCAAAAGAGAAAATGGGAAGTGTTGAACACCTCTGACGACAGAAAGAACTTACATATTGAAAAGTCCAAAGCAAGTGAACTATGA
- a CDS encoding IS110 family transposase, which yields MDKELYIGVDVSKQTLDLAYYDGESIDWKKAHIKVSNNNAGFKKIGSWVAKVSKGFDIVLFCMEYTGLYTQNFRLWLEEKHYIYRMVEPRKMHRFEPDLDDGLRSLDRIKTDELDSFRIAIYCEQNHRKILRNPSKLPSPVYFKLKRLLAERKQTVKQSVLYKQQLHDICAYDTDLSVERKNGQLKTLNDALKGIDNEIDMYIKEDADISKNFSLLTSIPGIGRVVALETIVLTENFMAIDNPRKYACYIGVAPFKKESGTSVRKGSSVSKKGFKQAKADLSIACLVCMQHIPNIRDYWERKRKEKCSGIVFNAIKFKMILRMFAVIKRGTPYVETDNYRNGKNKQPGVN from the coding sequence ATGGATAAAGAACTTTACATAGGCGTGGATGTCTCAAAGCAGACTCTCGACCTTGCTTATTATGACGGAGAAAGCATTGATTGGAAGAAAGCCCATATAAAGGTGAGCAACAACAATGCAGGTTTCAAGAAAATTGGTTCATGGGTGGCAAAGGTAAGCAAGGGGTTTGATATAGTCTTGTTCTGTATGGAATATACAGGACTTTACACCCAAAACTTTAGACTGTGGTTGGAAGAGAAACATTATATTTATAGGATGGTGGAACCTCGCAAGATGCATCGCTTTGAGCCAGACTTGGATGATGGACTGCGTTCGCTCGACCGCATCAAGACTGACGAGCTTGATTCTTTCCGCATAGCCATTTACTGTGAGCAGAACCACAGAAAGATTCTTCGCAACCCATCAAAACTTCCTTCTCCTGTATATTTTAAGTTGAAGAGGCTTTTGGCGGAACGCAAGCAGACAGTCAAGCAGTCAGTCCTTTACAAGCAGCAGCTTCATGATATATGTGCGTATGACACAGATTTGTCTGTGGAACGTAAGAATGGGCAACTTAAAACGCTCAATGATGCACTTAAAGGCATAGACAATGAAATTGACATGTACATAAAAGAAGATGCGGACATCAGCAAGAACTTTTCCCTGCTGACATCAATACCTGGTATTGGGCGTGTTGTCGCACTTGAAACCATTGTCTTGACCGAAAACTTCATGGCAATAGATAACCCACGTAAATACGCTTGCTATATTGGTGTCGCTCCTTTCAAGAAAGAATCTGGTACATCTGTGAGAAAAGGCTCGTCAGTCTCTAAGAAAGGTTTTAAACAGGCAAAGGCAGATTTGTCCATTGCCTGTTTGGTTTGCATGCAGCACATTCCGAACATCAGAGATTACTGGGAACGCAAGAGAAAGGAGAAATGCAGTGGAATAGTGTTTAATGCAATCAAGTTTAAGATGATACTCCGTATGTTTGCCGTTATAAAACGAGGTACTCCGTATGTGGAGACGGACAATTATCGAAATGGGAAAAACAAGCAACCAGGAGTGAACTAA